The window ACGCTCCGATTCGCCGGTGGCGGACGATATGGTGGATGAGCGAGATGAGCATTCAGGCGAGGTGGGCCCAACCCCAGGCAAGGAGTTCGAGAATCTAGTGCGGCGGAGCCCAATCCGATTTCTGTTGTGGGAGCTCGATTCGGTGGCGCGAAACCGCGATCATTCACACttgcatggcgccgccgccgcggccttcgTCTGCCCTCCCGGCGTGGGCGACGGCCAACGCCCtcttccgccgccaccgccgcctgctgccgctcgtcctcctcgccgcctccctccgcgACCTCCTCCCCGTCCTGTCCCACTGCCTCGTCTCCGGCCTCGCCCGCAGGCCCTTCGTCGCCTCGCGCCTGCTCCTCGCGTCCTCCGGCctatccctccccttctccctccgCCTCCACTCCCATCTCccggcctcctccctctctccgtTCTCCTTCAACTCGCTCATCCGCGCCTCCCCGCCCGGCCTCGCGCTCCGCCTGTTCGACCAAATGCGCCGACGAGGCTTTTCCCCGGACCCCTACACCCTCCCATTCCTGATCCGCGCCTGTTCCGGCAGCGATCCTCCACTGTGCCAGTCTCTGCACGGGCAAGGGTTCCGTCTTGGCTACGGCGGCCACCTCTTCACGCAGACGGCGCTGATGAACATGTACTTTGCCTGCGGGTCTGTGATCGCCGCTCGCAGGGTGTTCGAGGAAATGCTGGTGAGGGATGTGGTTGCGTGGACGGGCATGGTCTCCCGTTATGTAGACTCCGAGATGTACCTGGAAGCAGTTGAGGTGTTTCAGGAGATGAGAGGCGCTGGCGATCTCGTGCGGCCTAATGAGGCAACGGTGGTGTCAGTTGCCTCTGCCTGTGCCGGTCTGGGCTCGCTGGAGTACGCCAAGGGGCTGCATTCGTATGTGGAGAAGGTTGGCTTGGAGGGCGAGTTGATTGTCAGGAATGCATTGATTGACATGTATGGGAAGTGTGGCTGCATCGAGTCAGCTCGTGGGTTGTTTTGTTCGATGCATGAGAAGGACCGGCATTCATGGACAGCAATGATTTCAGGACTAGCTTCACATGGGCATGGCAACGAAGCAGTTGCTTTGTTCTTCCGCATGTTGGAGGCGGGAGTACGTCCTGATTCGACTACCTTCATCGTGGTTCTGTCTGCTTGTAGCCATGCTGGATTGGTGGATGAGGGGATACATGTCTTCTATTCCATGGAGAGTGAGTATCACGTCTCTCCAAGCATCAAACACTATGGTTGCATGGTGGACCTTTTCAGCAGAGCAGGGCTCATTCACCGTGCTTACGAATTCATTGGCACAATGCCTTTTGAACCAAACTTGGAGATTCTTGGGGCCCTGCTGAGTGCATGCAGTATAAATAATGAATTAGAGATTGGGGAGCTCGTGCTCAGTAAGATTGAGTCACTCTGCTCATACAAAGGAGGTGCTGGTGTGCTTCTGTCCAACATATATGCCAACCAAAACCTGTGGCAGGAAGTGGATACCATTAGAAGGAAGATAAGAACTGAAGCAATTGCCAGGAAGCCACCTGGTCAGAGTTTGATTGCAACAGAAGTTCATTGCATGAGTTTGTGATTCGTAATTTAGCAGAATTACTTCAGAGGAGCTGCTGCTCCTGATTTTGGATAGGTTAGGAAACTTGTAAAGAAAcctatcctttctttcaaaaattaattatagactGAGTATTCGATGTCTATCCTCACATGTTACTTATTTTAAAATGTCTGCATTTGGTTTTACTGTTAAAAAATGAACCTGAAATGCACAATTCTACAATCATTTACTCTTCTACAAACTAGATGATGAGGAATCATGTATTGATTCCTGGGGATGGGCGGTTCAGGGCGTTTGCTTTCGATGATTCTGTAGGCCAGCTGAAATGGAAGGTGTTGTGGGAGAGTGATCCCTTCGGACAGCAGCTGTCTCTTCAATACTGCGGGGTAAGTTTGTTGTCATACTGTTCTATTTGGTGATTTTAACAAATGGGAAGGTTGCATATTATGCTTTGTAACACCACTGTTTTGATACAAATACGTGATGGAACACAACCGGAATAAGGCTTCTGAGTTCAGACAGAGGCAACTTCTTCAACCAAATATTTAACAGTTCAGTACCTCAGCAATTCATAAGCCTTTTCCTGCTTCTTAAGGTTTGATTTTGTTAAAATGATAATACCTGTgttcctctttttttctttctttctttttttgcctCATGGTATCCTGCAAACTTGGACGCAGTTTGCATATTTCCATCCTGCCTGATAAcgacttttctcttgcctgaaaAAGGgtagacaaatctattcatatttaTTCCTGTTATGATTTCGACTATCcaataaaacaagttgtatggAATGATTTGCAATAATATAAACATATATCATCTAGATGAGCAGCTTGATGTTAATTCAGTTCATATATTTAAATCTTTTTTCAGGGCTGCTCAAATGTCATGTGTTGATTGTCGAATGTGATGACATTAGTTCGATCCAAGAGCATGTCAATATGTTGAGTTCCTTATTTAGTCAACTGAAGGAATTTAATGGTCTTGACAACCTTTATGTGAGATATGATTGTTCACCCACTGTGCTATAGACATCAAACCAGAACCGTGACAATTGATAGCCTTAGTAGACCTATGAAATTCTATTTGTGTGTTGTTGTTTTTACTCTTTAGCTGCAAAATTTCATGTGCGTAAAGCAATatgcatcctttgtgacaagttTCTGGACAAGAGGGTGACAAGCAATATGGCGGCaaacttctggcatcctttgtgacaagagggtgccacaaaagctaaaacgcaaattctataggacaataattcgtccggcgatgttatacggtgctgaatgttggcctacaaaaaggcgacatgtccagcaactgagtgtagcagagatgcggatgttgcggtggttttgcaggCACACAAGgggggatagagtccggaacgaagttattcgggatagggtcggggtggcaccaattgaggagaaacttacccagcatcggctgagatggtttggacatgtccaatgaAGGCCTCCTgaagcgccggtgcgtaatggggttcttgaacgggtcgataatgtaaagaggggtagaggtagacctaaactgacgtgggatgagtcggttaagagagaccttaaggattggaatatctctaaagagatagcttttgATAGGaacgcttggagactagctatcaatgtgtctgaaccttgaacttatttctttcgggtttcatctctagcctaccccaacttgcttgggaaaaaaggctatgttgttgttgttgttgttgttgtaaagcaatatgcatgtgttatcgccatctTTCTTACTATCTGGacttttcatagtgtttttttCCCGAAAAGATGACTTTTTGTAATGTTGACATTGCTAATATTTCTTCCCTG is drawn from Panicum virgatum strain AP13 chromosome 1N, P.virgatum_v5, whole genome shotgun sequence and contains these coding sequences:
- the LOC120654733 gene encoding pentatricopeptide repeat-containing protein At5g56310-like, which translates into the protein MAPPPRPSSALPAWATANALFRRHRRLLPLVLLAASLRDLLPVLSHCLVSGLARRPFVASRLLLASSGLSLPFSLRLHSHLPASSLSPFSFNSLIRASPPGLALRLFDQMRRRGFSPDPYTLPFLIRACSGSDPPLCQSLHGQGFRLGYGGHLFTQTALMNMYFACGSVIAARRVFEEMLVRDVVAWTGMVSRYVDSEMYLEAVEVFQEMRGAGDLVRPNEATVVSVASACAGLGSLEYAKGLHSYVEKVGLEGELIVRNALIDMYGKCGCIESARGLFCSMHEKDRHSWTAMISGLASHGHGNEAVALFFRMLEAGVRPDSTTFIVVLSACSHAGLVDEGIHVFYSMESEYHVSPSIKHYGCMVDLFSRAGLIHRAYEFIGTMPFEPNLEILGALLSACSINNELEIGELVLSKIESLCSYKGGAGVLLSNIYANQNLWQEVDTIRRKIRTEAIARKPPGQSLIATEVHCMSL